A genomic segment from Treponema sp. Marseille-Q3903 encodes:
- a CDS encoding tetratricopeptide repeat protein, with translation MDTTTLISKKQLKENYESYSSYFTDIMNGIVEILQDKIKLSTQPTYKSRVKSFNSYYKKILRLKSDQIEKNELLIYLSDMMGIRMICAFLEDINIGLEQIKKVFEIEEVEIKGAEKKFSEFGYESIHVLIKIPKELKSKIDSKYKGLPSISDQLVCEIQIRTILQDAWAEVEHELIYKTEFNPFDIPLRRKLASINASLTLADITFQEIRDYQNKLQRELDERRRSFYNIADGFLNEKKERLDENISRVTPYVQGTIDDLLLRAIQAHNEGHLFEAVEIYTRIIDVVPKSDKNILAVITKHRGMAYFAMNKLDEALADFEESIKNDPTAFRSYYYKGIVYSIMKKYDQAIECYNKSLEINDFQAHTHFRRAIAWYEKGEYEKSMNDLDVSIKLGIDTDECKTLQDKLVKKFGMNM, from the coding sequence ATGGATACAACAACTTTAATTTCAAAAAAACAGCTTAAAGAAAATTATGAATCATATTCAAGTTATTTTACAGATATAATGAATGGTATAGTTGAAATTTTGCAAGACAAAATAAAACTTTCAACTCAGCCAACATATAAAAGTCGTGTAAAAAGCTTTAACAGTTATTATAAAAAAATATTGCGGTTAAAATCCGACCAGATTGAAAAAAATGAATTGCTGATTTACCTTTCAGACATGATGGGAATCCGCATGATTTGCGCATTCCTTGAAGATATAAACATAGGTCTTGAACAGATAAAAAAAGTATTCGAAATAGAAGAAGTTGAAATAAAAGGTGCCGAAAAAAAATTCAGCGAATTCGGATATGAATCAATTCACGTTTTAATAAAAATTCCAAAAGAATTAAAAAGCAAAATCGATAGCAAATATAAAGGGCTTCCGTCAATTTCCGACCAACTTGTTTGTGAAATTCAGATACGAACAATTCTTCAAGATGCATGGGCAGAAGTCGAGCATGAATTGATTTACAAGACAGAATTCAATCCTTTTGATATTCCTCTCCGACGAAAACTTGCATCGATAAACGCTTCATTGACTTTGGCAGATATAACATTTCAGGAAATACGCGATTATCAGAATAAGCTACAGAGAGAACTTGATGAGCGACGCCGTTCCTTTTACAACATTGCAGATGGCTTTTTGAATGAGAAAAAAGAACGACTTGATGAAAATATTTCGAGAGTAACCCCTTACGTTCAGGGGACAATAGACGATCTGCTTTTAAGGGCGATACAAGCTCATAACGAAGGACATCTATTTGAAGCTGTCGAAATCTATACTCGTATTATTGACGTAGTTCCTAAAAGCGATAAAAACATCCTTGCTGTCATCACAAAACATCGCGGTATGGCATATTTTGCTATGAATAAACTCGACGAAGCGCTTGCTGATTTTGAGGAGAGCATCAAAAATGATCCAACTGCGTTCCGTTCTTATTATTACAAGGGAATTGTCTATTCAATCATGAAAAAATATGATCAAGCGATTGAATGCTACAACAAATCTCTTGAAATAAATGATTTTCAGGCTCATACGCATTTCAGGCGTGCAATTGCGTGGTACGAAAAAGGCGAGTATGAAAAATCGATGAATGACCTTGATGTATCTATTAAACTTGGAATTGATACTGATGAATGCAAAACACTTCAAGATAAACTTGTCAAAAAGTTCGGTATGAATATGTAA